The Desulfolucanica intricata genome has a window encoding:
- a CDS encoding aminotransferase class I/II-fold pyridoxal phosphate-dependent enzyme — MVFSKQKKLPLFDAIAKYSNGAANLHVPAHRQGFAAPDSLVNFAGQNIFKLDLTEIYGLDDLHNPQGVIAEAQKLAAQLYGADYSFFLVNGTTCGLQALIMSVCSSEEKIIVPRNVHRSVLAGLIFSGADPIYIIPEVMPEFNFLVGFLPDKLKVLLKRYPEIKAAMAVYPTYYGVGGDLEDIAKLLHDQNKPLLVDEAHGAHLAFHHALPPQALDVGADAVVQSTHKLGGALTQASMLHLKGKRVDPGRVAQALKLVQTTSPSYILMASLDTSRRQLALTGHDLLNHAILLADYTKQLLQEIEGLKILTPDFLNVPGADFLDPTRLVINVAQTGLTGYRVADLLAIRYNVHIEMADPLNLIVPVTIGTTEQDCLSLVEGLKNIVQTESGVNFDKAKLQIFIPDLPEKEMLPREAWFAGHKKVLLSEAAGEVSAEWLAVYPPGIPVLFPGELITNILIDYLQQIKAAGLRTQGLEDSSLTTIKVVDKN, encoded by the coding sequence TTGGTTTTTTCAAAACAAAAAAAACTTCCACTATTTGACGCTATTGCAAAGTATAGTAACGGCGCTGCTAATTTACATGTTCCGGCTCACCGGCAGGGCTTTGCGGCCCCCGATAGTTTAGTGAATTTTGCCGGGCAAAATATTTTTAAACTGGATTTAACAGAAATATACGGTTTAGATGATTTACATAATCCACAGGGAGTTATTGCCGAGGCGCAAAAATTAGCTGCCCAACTTTATGGTGCGGATTATTCATTTTTTTTGGTTAATGGGACTACCTGTGGTCTGCAGGCTTTAATAATGTCGGTATGCAGCAGCGAAGAAAAAATAATTGTACCCAGGAATGTACACCGTTCAGTCCTGGCCGGATTAATTTTTAGCGGAGCTGATCCCATATATATTATTCCGGAAGTTATGCCTGAATTTAATTTTTTAGTTGGTTTTTTGCCGGATAAATTAAAGGTATTATTAAAAAGATATCCCGAGATTAAGGCTGCTATGGCAGTATATCCAACCTATTATGGAGTGGGGGGAGATTTAGAGGACATAGCCAAGCTGCTGCATGACCAAAACAAACCGCTGTTGGTTGATGAAGCTCACGGTGCTCATTTGGCTTTTCACCATGCTCTGCCGCCACAAGCCCTTGATGTAGGTGCTGATGCTGTGGTGCAAAGCACACACAAGCTTGGAGGTGCCTTGACACAGGCTTCGATGCTTCATTTAAAAGGTAAAAGAGTTGACCCGGGCAGAGTGGCCCAAGCTTTAAAGTTAGTGCAAACCACAAGTCCTTCGTATATTTTGATGGCTTCTTTGGATACTTCCCGCAGGCAGCTGGCTTTAACGGGGCATGATTTGTTAAATCATGCAATTTTATTAGCTGATTATACTAAACAATTATTACAGGAGATTGAGGGACTTAAAATACTGACCCCGGACTTTCTTAATGTACCGGGGGCCGACTTCCTTGACCCGACCAGACTGGTAATTAATGTAGCCCAAACAGGTTTAACCGGTTACCGGGTAGCTGATTTGCTGGCTATACGGTATAATGTTCATATTGAAATGGCTGACCCTCTGAATCTGATTGTACCGGTAACAATAGGAACGACTGAACAGGATTGTCTGAGTTTAGTAGAAGGTTTAAAAAATATTGTACAAACTGAGTCCGGGGTAAATTTCGATAAGGCTAAACTTCAAATTTTTATACCTGATTTACCGGAGAAAGAAATGCTGCCCCGAGAAGCCTGGTTTGCCGGGCATAAAAAAGTTTTGTTGTCTGAAGCAGCGGGAGAAGTCAGTGCGGAATGGCTGGCTGTTTATCCGCCCGGTATTCCGGTATTATTCCCCGGAGAATTAATTACAAATATTCTAATTGATTATTTACAACAGATTAAAGCCGCGGGTCTTAGAACCCAAGGATTAGAAGACAGCAGCCTGACAACTATCAAGGTTGTTGATAAAAATTAG
- the tmk gene encoding dTMP kinase: MSGLFIVFEGIDGSGKTTQINLLKDNLFNLGYQVVLTREPGGTRISELIRDVLLNPDNKDLYAGAEALLYAAARSQHIEEKIKPALSMGKIVLCDRFTDSTLAYQGYGRGQDLNYLQKLNHLATGGLQPDLTFLLDLPVQESLERLNRRISIDRLEQENMVFYERVRSGYLKISCQNQNYYVMDARLEPRQLSREVLGIVEEYL; encoded by the coding sequence ATGTCAGGATTATTTATTGTATTTGAAGGTATTGATGGTTCGGGTAAGACAACACAGATAAATTTACTTAAAGATAATTTATTTAATTTAGGGTATCAAGTGGTGTTAACAAGGGAACCGGGAGGTACCAGGATTAGTGAATTAATCAGAGATGTTTTGTTAAATCCCGACAACAAGGACTTATATGCCGGTGCAGAGGCCTTATTATATGCCGCCGCAAGATCTCAACATATTGAAGAAAAGATTAAACCTGCCCTGTCAATGGGTAAAATAGTTTTATGTGATCGCTTCACTGACTCTACTTTAGCTTATCAGGGTTACGGACGCGGGCAAGATTTAAATTATTTACAAAAACTTAATCATTTGGCCACAGGTGGTTTGCAGCCTGATTTAACATTTTTATTGGATCTGCCTGTGCAGGAGAGTTTGGAAAGGCTGAACCGCCGTATAAGTATTGATCGATTGGAACAAGAAAATATGGTCTTTTATGAGCGGGTTAGGTCAGGCTATTTAAAGATATCTTGCCAAAATCAGAATTATTATGTTATGGATGCTCGTCTTGAACCTCGACAACTTAGCAGAGAAGTTTTAGGTATTGTGGAGGAATATCTTTAG
- the holB gene encoding DNA polymerase III subunit delta' — protein sequence MYKFDDIIGHKNQLEGLKKTIKNHRINHAYLFYGPEGIGKKTIALAFAAAIFCDHARETGACGCCHSCRQIINNNHPDLFQIYPQGASIKIEQIREIKKKASYKPYQNKSQIFILEAAETMTMEAANCFLKTLEDPPGQAVFILISTNPDLLPLTVVSRCQLLSFKELNFEEIVRGLVILTGISTKEAQLPALMAQGSLGKALTYITDNAPVKLRDRIIKLSKIINQGLILELLDEVSFLAENKNSALKTIEMLLLWYRDLLIWQESSNKDILFNKDRFQVITDEAGHYTTGFLLKALERLETAKSNLLFNGNPRLVLDVLLLDLARFREGSSEHAI from the coding sequence ATGTATAAATTTGACGATATAATTGGTCATAAAAATCAACTCGAAGGTTTGAAAAAAACAATTAAAAACCATAGAATAAATCACGCTTACTTATTTTACGGGCCGGAAGGGATAGGTAAAAAAACCATTGCCCTGGCTTTTGCCGCAGCAATATTTTGTGATCATGCCCGGGAGACCGGTGCTTGTGGCTGCTGCCACAGCTGCCGCCAGATAATTAATAACAATCACCCGGATTTGTTTCAAATTTACCCTCAGGGAGCATCAATTAAAATAGAGCAGATTAGAGAAATTAAAAAAAAGGCTAGCTATAAACCCTATCAGAATAAAAGCCAGATATTTATTCTTGAAGCTGCGGAAACTATGACTATGGAAGCGGCCAATTGTTTTTTAAAGACCCTGGAGGATCCGCCCGGACAAGCAGTATTTATTTTAATTAGTACAAATCCTGATTTATTACCCCTTACTGTTGTTTCCAGGTGTCAACTTTTATCTTTTAAAGAGTTAAATTTTGAAGAAATTGTTAGGGGCCTGGTTATTTTAACCGGAATCAGTACGAAAGAGGCGCAGCTCCCGGCTTTAATGGCACAGGGAAGCCTGGGAAAAGCATTGACTTACATTACAGATAATGCCCCGGTAAAATTAAGGGATCGGATCATAAAACTTTCTAAGATTATCAACCAGGGGTTAATTTTAGAATTGCTGGATGAAGTATCCTTTTTAGCAGAAAATAAAAACAGTGCCCTAAAAACTATTGAAATGTTATTGCTGTGGTATCGGGATTTATTAATTTGGCAAGAAAGCAGTAATAAAGATATATTATTCAACAAAGACCGGTTTCAGGTAATTACAGACGAAGCCGGACATTACACTACAGGTTTTTTGCTTAAAGCCTTGGAGAGATTGGAGACAGCTAAAAGTAATTTACTGTTTAACGGTAATCCCCGCTTAGTGCTGGATGTACTATTATTAGATTTAGCCCGTTTTAGAGAGGGGAGTAGTGAACATGCCATTTAA
- a CDS encoding PSP1 domain-containing protein, whose product MPFKVVGVRFKKAGKIYYFKPDDIELAEGDSVIVETARGIEFGQVVLGPADINEEEIVQPLKKVIRKAGEDDFKQAEINKEKEKKAFEIAQEKIIDHDLPMKLIKVEQTFDGNKIIFYFTADGRIDFRDLVKDLAAVFRTRIELRQIGVRDEAKMIGGLGCCGRELCCCSWLADFASVSIRMAKDQNLSLNPTKISGICGRLMCCLKYENDCYEQAKEDFPEMGSRVITEDGEGKVVGRNIFKRTVSVELKESKIVKSYPINKVTLKNKE is encoded by the coding sequence ATGCCATTTAAAGTTGTGGGGGTAAGATTTAAAAAAGCGGGAAAAATTTATTATTTTAAGCCTGATGATATTGAGCTGGCCGAAGGTGACAGTGTTATTGTAGAAACGGCTAGAGGTATAGAATTCGGCCAGGTAGTTTTAGGACCGGCGGATATTAATGAGGAAGAGATAGTTCAACCTCTAAAAAAAGTAATTCGTAAGGCCGGGGAAGATGACTTTAAACAAGCAGAAATAAATAAAGAAAAAGAGAAAAAGGCTTTTGAAATTGCCCAGGAGAAGATTATTGATCATGACTTGCCAATGAAATTGATTAAGGTAGAACAGACCTTTGACGGAAATAAAATTATTTTTTATTTTACTGCGGATGGAAGAATTGATTTCAGGGATTTGGTAAAGGATTTAGCCGCAGTTTTTCGCACCCGTATTGAATTGAGGCAAATCGGAGTGCGGGATGAAGCAAAAATGATCGGTGGTCTGGGTTGCTGCGGACGTGAGCTTTGCTGCTGTTCTTGGCTGGCTGATTTCGCCTCGGTTTCCATTCGGATGGCTAAGGACCAAAATTTGTCTTTAAATCCAACAAAGATTTCCGGCATATGTGGTAGACTAATGTGTTGTTTAAAATATGAAAACGATTGTTATGAACAAGCTAAAGAAGATTTTCCCGAAATGGGCTCCAGAGTAATTACCGAAGACGGTGAAGGAAAAGTTGTCGGTAGAAATATTTTTAAAAGGACTGTCAGTGTAGAGTTAAAAGAAAGTAAAATTGTAAAAAGCTATCCAATTAATAAAGTAACTTTAAAAAATAAGGAGTGA
- a CDS encoding initiation control protein YabA, producing MLPLARLIKDIQEKMQDLFSDLQELSIRVCTLEEDNAKLRRELARFYHQEEQEPDEPALEADVGQGLKNLVELYNQGFHICNLSFGQARVNECLFCQALLNKSGAEK from the coding sequence TTGTTACCCCTGGCCAGGTTAATAAAAGATATTCAAGAAAAAATGCAAGATCTTTTTTCCGATTTACAGGAATTATCCATACGGGTATGTACTCTGGAGGAAGATAACGCCAAATTGCGCCGCGAACTGGCCCGTTTTTATCACCAGGAGGAACAGGAACCGGACGAGCCTGCCCTTGAAGCAGATGTCGGGCAGGGGTTAAAAAACTTGGTAGAACTTTATAATCAGGGCTTTCATATCTGTAATCTTTCCTTTGGACAGGCACGGGTTAATGAATGTCTTTTCTGTCAGGCCTTATTGAATAAGAGCGGGGCAGAAAAATAA
- the rsmI gene encoding 16S rRNA (cytidine(1402)-2'-O)-methyltransferase, producing the protein MKKNIGKLYLCATPIGNLEDITLRVLRVLKEVDLIAAEDTRNTRKLLSHYDIHTPLTSYHRHNQQDKGMILINKLLEGQQIALVSDAGLPGISDPGEDLVKLALEKEIEVIPLPGPSAAVTALVVSGLPTRSFIFEGFLPASKKARRKKLKEIKNQTKTLVFYEAPHRITEMLEDVLLCLGNRKVSLSRELTKKFEETLRGTVQDILEQIKTNRPRGEFSIVIEGAKPEEIETLTAPWEKMTLIEHVKYLEKQNCETKEAIKKVAKIRGIPKREVYNAVLETKN; encoded by the coding sequence ATGAAAAAAAATATAGGGAAACTATATTTATGTGCTACTCCCATCGGTAATTTAGAGGATATTACCCTGCGTGTCTTAAGGGTGTTAAAAGAAGTAGATTTAATTGCCGCCGAAGATACCAGAAATACCCGTAAACTACTGAGCCATTATGATATTCATACTCCTTTAACCAGCTATCACCGTCATAACCAGCAGGATAAAGGAATGATATTAATTAATAAACTTTTAGAAGGCCAGCAGATAGCCCTGGTTTCTGACGCCGGGCTGCCCGGTATTTCCGACCCGGGTGAAGATTTGGTAAAACTTGCGCTGGAAAAAGAAATAGAAGTGATTCCACTTCCCGGGCCTTCAGCAGCAGTAACAGCTCTGGTAGTATCCGGTTTACCTACACGTTCATTTATATTTGAAGGTTTTTTGCCGGCCTCTAAAAAGGCCCGCAGGAAAAAACTTAAAGAAATAAAAAATCAAACAAAAACCCTGGTATTTTATGAGGCACCCCATAGAATTACTGAAATGCTGGAAGATGTTTTGCTTTGTCTGGGAAACAGAAAAGTATCCCTTTCCAGAGAGCTGACTAAAAAGTTTGAAGAAACTCTGAGAGGAACGGTACAAGATATTTTGGAACAAATTAAAACCAACCGGCCCAGAGGAGAATTCTCAATAGTTATCGAAGGGGCTAAACCGGAAGAAATCGAGACGTTAACAGCACCCTGGGAAAAAATGACTCTTATTGAACATGTTAAATACTTAGAAAAACAAAATTGTGAAACAAAAGAAGCAATAAAAAAAGTAGCTAAAATACGCGGTATACCGAAAAGGGAAGTATACAACGCAGTGTTGGAAACAAAAAATTGA
- a CDS encoding AbrB/MazE/SpoVT family DNA-binding domain-containing protein, translated as MKSTGIVRKVDELGRVVIPIELRRTLGIDEKDALEIYVDNEKIILKKYEPACVFCGNASDVQHYRGKLVCKDCAVAMFENVKEEAI; from the coding sequence TTGAAATCAACTGGTATTGTTAGAAAAGTAGACGAGCTGGGCCGTGTGGTAATTCCTATTGAGCTGCGTCGTACCTTAGGTATTGATGAAAAAGATGCCTTGGAAATATATGTTGACAATGAAAAAATTATTCTAAAAAAATATGAGCCTGCTTGTGTTTTCTGCGGTAACGCCTCCGATGTTCAACATTATAGAGGCAAACTGGTTTGCAAGGATTGTGCAGTAGCTATGTTTGAAAATGTAAAAGAAGAAGCTATTTAA
- the metG gene encoding methionine--tRNA ligase — MTKPTFYITTPIYYPSDKLHIGHAYTSVAADAFARFKRMTGYDVWFLTGSDEHGQKIERTAKEKGETPLEYVDKIVAGFKHLWEKLDVTNDDFIRTTQDRHKKVVRNIFQKLYDQGDIYKAKYEGWYCTPCETFWTEFQLNEEKVCPDCGRAVELLQEESYFFKMSKYADRMLKYIEDNPNFIQPNSRRNEMISFIKSGLEDLCVSRTTFDWGIQVPFDPKHVIYVWVDALTNYISALGYGSEDDSLFQKYWPADVHLVGKDIVRFHTIIWPIMLMAVGLELPKQVLGHGWLLLDSGKMSKSKGNVVDPLELIDKYGSDAVRYYLLRELPLGSDGYYSEEALVNRINIDLANDLGNLISRSTSMIVKFLKGRLEQPDSADTPVDRDLIELAKKTPDEVEELMERREISNALAAIWRLVGRANKYVEETAPWALAKNPKQRGRLATVLYNLAESIRFATIMVSPFMPNFPGKVWQQLDISEQPELQSWETLEWGKLPAGTVVRKGQPIFPRIDLESLD; from the coding sequence ATGACTAAACCAACTTTTTATATTACCACCCCCATCTACTATCCCAGTGATAAACTACATATTGGTCATGCCTACACCTCCGTAGCTGCCGACGCCTTCGCACGCTTTAAACGCATGACCGGCTATGATGTTTGGTTTTTAACCGGTTCTGATGAGCATGGCCAAAAAATAGAAAGAACCGCCAAAGAAAAAGGTGAAACCCCGCTGGAATACGTAGATAAAATTGTAGCCGGGTTTAAACATCTATGGGAAAAACTAGACGTAACCAATGATGACTTTATCCGTACCACCCAGGATCGGCATAAAAAGGTAGTCCGGAATATCTTCCAAAAACTTTATGATCAGGGTGATATCTATAAAGCCAAATATGAGGGCTGGTATTGTACCCCCTGTGAAACTTTTTGGACCGAATTTCAGTTAAATGAAGAAAAAGTTTGCCCGGACTGCGGCAGAGCGGTTGAACTTCTCCAGGAAGAAAGCTATTTCTTTAAAATGTCCAAATATGCTGACAGGATGCTAAAATATATTGAAGATAATCCCAACTTTATTCAACCAAACAGCCGCCGCAATGAAATGATTAGCTTTATTAAAAGCGGTCTGGAAGATCTTTGTGTGTCCAGAACCACCTTTGACTGGGGTATTCAGGTACCCTTTGATCCCAAACACGTAATTTATGTTTGGGTTGATGCTCTGACCAATTATATCTCTGCCCTGGGCTATGGTAGTGAAGACGATTCCCTTTTTCAAAAATACTGGCCCGCCGATGTTCACCTGGTGGGAAAAGACATAGTTAGGTTTCATACTATTATTTGGCCGATCATGCTCATGGCTGTCGGTTTGGAATTGCCTAAACAAGTTTTAGGCCACGGCTGGCTGTTATTGGACAGTGGGAAGATGTCCAAGTCTAAGGGAAATGTTGTTGATCCACTGGAACTGATCGATAAATACGGAAGTGATGCAGTTCGCTATTATCTTTTAAGGGAATTACCACTGGGCTCAGACGGATATTATTCCGAGGAAGCCCTGGTAAACAGGATTAACATTGACCTGGCCAATGACTTGGGCAATTTAATCAGCCGCTCTACCTCAATGATCGTCAAATTTCTAAAAGGCCGTCTGGAGCAGCCTGATTCGGCAGATACTCCAGTGGATCGGGATTTAATTGAACTGGCTAAGAAAACCCCGGATGAAGTTGAAGAATTAATGGAGCGCCGGGAAATTTCCAATGCACTGGCTGCAATCTGGCGCTTGGTAGGCAGGGCCAATAAATATGTAGAGGAAACCGCACCCTGGGCACTGGCTAAAAATCCTAAACAGCGGGGCAGGTTAGCAACAGTTTTATATAATTTGGCAGAAAGCATTCGGTTTGCCACCATCATGGTTTCTCCGTTTATGCCGAATTTCCCGGGAAAAGTATGGCAGCAGCTGGATATATCGGAACAGCCGGAATTACAAAGCTGGGAAACCCTTGAGTGGGGTAAACTTCCTGCCGGGACGGTTGTAAGAAAAGGACAGCCCATTTTTCCGCGCATTGATCTGGAAAGCTTAGATTAA
- a CDS encoding TatD family hydrolase translates to MLIDTHAHLDDKKFDEDREDVISRAGAAGVALIINAACDINSSEKAITLAQNYAQIYAAVGIHPHDAKDAGKDYLQKLIELSRNEKVVAIGEIGLDYYYDFSPRPVQQKIFREQLSLAKELNLPVIIHNRDAHKDVLEILHEEGLGPAGGVMHCFSGSWEVARECLNLGMYISFAGPVTFQNAKKLKEVAAKVPVDKILAETDCPYLTPHPHRGKRNEPANVRFVVQQIAELKGLNPDDMENIILKNAKKLFSL, encoded by the coding sequence ATGTTGATTGATACCCATGCCCATCTGGACGATAAGAAATTTGATGAGGATCGGGAAGATGTTATAAGCAGGGCCGGGGCCGCCGGGGTTGCACTGATAATTAACGCGGCCTGTGATATAAATTCATCTGAAAAAGCGATTACTTTAGCTCAAAATTATGCTCAAATATACGCAGCTGTGGGTATTCACCCCCATGACGCCAAGGATGCAGGAAAAGACTACTTGCAAAAATTAATTGAGCTTTCCCGAAACGAAAAAGTAGTGGCCATTGGTGAGATTGGTTTGGACTATTACTACGATTTTTCCCCGCGTCCGGTACAGCAAAAAATATTCAGAGAACAACTTTCTTTGGCTAAGGAATTAAATTTACCTGTAATTATTCATAACCGGGATGCCCACAAAGATGTTCTGGAAATATTGCACGAGGAGGGTCTGGGGCCGGCCGGAGGAGTGATGCACTGTTTTTCCGGAAGCTGGGAAGTGGCCCGGGAATGTTTAAATCTGGGCATGTATATATCTTTTGCCGGCCCGGTGACTTTTCAAAATGCAAAAAAACTCAAAGAAGTTGCTGCTAAAGTGCCGGTGGACAAGATACTGGCGGAAACTGATTGCCCGTACCTGACACCGCACCCGCACCGGGGTAAACGAAACGAGCCGGCTAATGTTCGTTTCGTAGTACAGCAAATAGCTGAATTAAAAGGACTTAATCCGGATGATATGGAAAACATAATTCTGAAAAACGCTAAAAAATTATTTAGTTTATAA
- the cobO gene encoding cob(I)yrinic acid a,c-diamide adenosyltransferase has product MDTRGLILTFTGNGKGKTTAALGMAFRAWGQGMKVLILQFIKGGWKPGELKTAEELKPNFEIRQLGLGFIINPGPGEMEKHKQAARQALETAANEIMSGDYHLIILDEIFYGIKYGFFETKELLSLLKKKPPQLHLVLTGRNAPEEIIEESDLVTEMKEIKHPYMKGIPAQRGVEF; this is encoded by the coding sequence ATGGATACCAGGGGATTAATCCTAACATTTACCGGTAACGGTAAAGGGAAAACTACTGCTGCCCTGGGGATGGCATTTCGGGCCTGGGGCCAGGGTATGAAAGTACTTATTTTACAATTTATCAAAGGTGGCTGGAAGCCGGGAGAATTAAAGACAGCAGAAGAACTAAAGCCAAACTTTGAAATAAGACAATTAGGGTTGGGTTTTATCATAAATCCCGGTCCCGGTGAAATGGAAAAACATAAACAGGCTGCACGTCAAGCACTGGAAACAGCTGCTAATGAAATAATGTCAGGTGATTATCATTTAATCATTTTGGACGAAATATTTTATGGCATAAAATACGGCTTTTTTGAAACCAAAGAACTATTAAGTTTACTTAAGAAAAAGCCACCGCAGCTGCACCTTGTTTTGACCGGGCGCAACGCACCGGAAGAAATAATTGAAGAAAGTGATTTGGTAACTGAAATGAAAGAGATAAAACATCCCTATATGAAAGGGATACCGGCCCAAAGAGGTGTCGAATTTTGA
- a CDS encoding 3D domain-containing protein, whose translation MEDKKLKPEENRKFGAEFFENKKMVLVFVLVLVASLAFVGYTWRQKEVFLVVDGQKLSTKTFASTVDELIKQKNIKLNDKDRLIPEANTKLKDGIQVVIKRAVPVVITVDNQKVEVLSSAETVKELIGEQNIKLNKLDQVSPGLQKKLESDMEIKIVRVEQKIEEKEIPIAFATVRKQNPNLASGLTREETSGKNGLEKQVWQITYQDGKEVNRKIIDRQIISQPVNRVIQVGTQQQIASRGGTSFRYSNVLNMVASAYTYTGNNTASGVAPHVGVVAVDPRVIPMGTRLYIEGYGYATAMDTGGAIKGNRIDLFMSSSQQCRNWGIRNVKVYVLQ comes from the coding sequence ATGGAAGACAAGAAACTGAAGCCGGAGGAAAACCGAAAATTTGGGGCCGAATTTTTTGAAAACAAGAAAATGGTCCTGGTATTCGTCTTGGTTTTAGTGGCTTCACTGGCTTTTGTCGGTTATACCTGGAGACAAAAAGAAGTTTTCCTGGTGGTTGACGGTCAGAAACTATCTACAAAAACTTTTGCTTCAACAGTAGATGAATTAATTAAACAGAAAAACATCAAGTTAAATGATAAAGACAGATTAATCCCGGAAGCAAATACAAAATTAAAAGACGGAATACAAGTTGTTATAAAAAGAGCTGTACCGGTAGTTATTACAGTCGATAACCAAAAAGTTGAAGTTCTGAGCTCGGCTGAAACAGTAAAAGAATTAATTGGGGAACAGAATATTAAATTAAATAAACTGGATCAGGTTTCACCGGGGCTTCAGAAAAAATTAGAGTCTGACATGGAAATAAAAATTGTCCGAGTAGAACAAAAAATTGAAGAAAAGGAAATACCAATTGCTTTTGCTACAGTAAGAAAACAAAATCCAAACTTGGCCAGTGGCTTGACCAGGGAAGAAACTTCCGGTAAAAACGGTTTGGAAAAGCAGGTCTGGCAGATAACTTATCAAGATGGTAAAGAAGTTAACCGCAAAATTATAGACCGACAAATAATTTCACAGCCGGTAAACCGGGTTATTCAGGTAGGTACACAACAGCAAATAGCTTCACGTGGAGGCACAAGTTTTAGATACTCGAATGTGTTGAATATGGTAGCTTCTGCTTATACTTATACAGGAAATAATACCGCTTCAGGTGTTGCACCTCATGTAGGAGTAGTGGCTGTGGATCCAAGAGTTATTCCTATGGGTACCAGGTTATATATTGAGGGTTACGGCTATGCTACAGCAATGGATACAGGTGGAGCTATAAAGGGTAATAGAATAGATCTTTTTATGAGTAGTTCACAGCAATGTAGAAATTGGGGAATTCGGAATGTAAAGGTATATGTACTGCAATAA
- a CDS encoding spore coat protein, with translation MASLINALMGGGDEKQLNNAIIANDMLAGSKAAAAAYLTASLEAATPEIKNLFFNHVTQATQGHQAITELALKKGWYKPYQSPDEQLKETFTYSQTFTQQNA, from the coding sequence ATGGCATCTTTAATTAATGCCCTGATGGGCGGCGGTGATGAAAAACAACTTAATAATGCCATCATAGCAAATGACATGCTTGCCGGTTCAAAAGCTGCTGCTGCAGCCTATTTAACAGCCTCTCTGGAAGCGGCTACTCCCGAAATTAAAAATCTCTTTTTTAACCATGTTACTCAGGCCACTCAGGGACACCAGGCTATCACTGAACTGGCACTGAAAAAAGGTTGGTATAAACCGTACCAATCCCCGGACGAACAACTTAAGGAAACTTTTACTTATTCCCAAACTTTTACTCAACAAAACGCTTAA
- the rsmA gene encoding 16S rRNA (adenine(1518)-N(6)/adenine(1519)-N(6))-dimethyltransferase RsmA: MSELASPSKVINILKQFNFHTRKKFGQNFLVDANIIQKIISAAELKQDDLVVEIGPGLGVLTEALANRVKQVYAVEIDRDLEPILEHNLKQYNNIKVLFEDALKTDFDNLILSETNEELGPGDKSYKLIANLPYYITTPLLMHILENKFNIELIVVMVQKEVAERMSALPGKKDYGALSVAVQYYTSPEIVCRVPRKVFMPVPEVDSAVIRLRKRKTPPVNLENELLFFRLVKAAFNKRRKTILNALEGSNLGLNKEEWDALIKKTGIDPRRRGETFSIQDFANLANSLWEFQNNS; encoded by the coding sequence TTGTCAGAATTGGCTTCGCCTTCAAAGGTTATTAATATTCTTAAACAGTTTAACTTCCACACACGTAAGAAATTTGGTCAAAATTTTTTAGTTGATGCCAATATCATACAAAAGATTATCAGTGCGGCTGAATTAAAACAGGATGACCTGGTGGTGGAAATAGGCCCGGGTTTGGGCGTACTTACAGAAGCTTTGGCCAATAGGGTTAAGCAGGTTTATGCGGTGGAAATAGACCGTGATTTAGAGCCAATTTTGGAGCATAATTTAAAACAGTATAATAATATAAAAGTATTATTCGAAGATGCTTTAAAAACGGATTTTGACAATTTAATATTATCTGAAACAAATGAGGAGCTTGGCCCGGGGGACAAGTCGTATAAACTTATTGCTAATTTACCCTATTACATTACCACTCCTTTATTAATGCATATCCTGGAAAATAAATTTAACATTGAATTAATTGTTGTTATGGTGCAAAAGGAAGTAGCCGAACGGATGAGCGCTTTGCCGGGAAAAAAAGACTACGGTGCTTTAAGTGTGGCAGTACAATATTATACCTCTCCGGAAATAGTTTGCCGGGTGCCGAGAAAGGTATTTATGCCTGTTCCGGAAGTGGATTCAGCTGTAATTCGGCTCCGAAAAAGAAAAACTCCCCCGGTTAATTTGGAAAATGAGCTGCTTTTTTTTCGCCTTGTTAAAGCTGCTTTTAATAAGAGAAGAAAAACCATATTAAATGCCCTGGAGGGTTCAAATCTTGGTTTAAACAAAGAGGAGTGGGATGCTCTTATAAAAAAAACAGGTATTGATCCTCGGCGTCGTGGGGAAACCTTTTCAATACAGGATTTTGCCAATTTAGCTAATAGTTTGTGGGAATTTCAGAACAACTCTTAA